A portion of the Eubacterium maltosivorans genome contains these proteins:
- a CDS encoding MFS transporter, giving the protein MNTKSKLFNRDFTLVVIGQIISLFGNAILRFALPLYLLNLTGSSAVFGSIMAISMIPMALLSPIGGIIADRVNRRNIMVVLDFITSGIVIIFGLVFIPDQAVVLIGVMMVLLSIIQSFYSPSVQSSIPLLSSSENLMKSNAVVNQVQSLSSLLGPVFGGMLYGFFGLTPIIFIGGISFFLSAVMEVFIHMPYKKRPAESSVLSIVKGDMRDSLNFILYRQPVIFKALLVVCAFNLFITSMFIIGMPTVITINLGLSSQLYGIAQGIMMAGALLGGILVSLLSDKLTQDKAHLILAGSALCVLPMGLVLLLGLPSMVSYAVITFFGMSLMALASIFTVMMMSYVQIITPENLIGKVMSFIMAISVCSQPIGQALYGFLFKIFGRAPWTVIFGTGLIAIAITLASRKIFQSIELIPAD; this is encoded by the coding sequence ATTTTGCGCTTTGCCCTGCCGCTTTATCTGCTTAACCTTACAGGCTCATCGGCTGTTTTCGGCTCGATCATGGCCATATCAATGATCCCGATGGCCCTGCTGTCCCCCATCGGCGGTATTATCGCAGACCGTGTAAACCGCCGGAATATTATGGTCGTTTTAGATTTTATCACCTCAGGAATTGTCATTATCTTTGGCCTTGTTTTTATTCCTGATCAAGCGGTGGTTTTGATTGGCGTTATGATGGTACTGCTCTCCATTATTCAGTCGTTTTACAGCCCCTCCGTCCAGTCCAGCATTCCTCTGCTTTCTTCCTCAGAAAACCTTATGAAATCCAATGCTGTTGTCAATCAGGTGCAGTCTCTCTCTTCGCTTCTGGGCCCTGTCTTTGGCGGTATGCTCTATGGTTTTTTTGGTCTGACACCTATTATTTTTATCGGCGGCATCAGCTTCTTCCTCTCTGCGGTTATGGAAGTTTTTATTCATATGCCCTATAAAAAGCGTCCGGCCGAAAGCTCTGTTTTGTCGATTGTCAAAGGCGATATGCGAGATAGTCTAAACTTTATTCTGTATCGACAGCCTGTTATTTTTAAAGCTCTGCTTGTCGTCTGTGCCTTTAACCTTTTTATCACCTCCATGTTCATAATAGGGATGCCCACAGTCATCACCATTAATCTTGGCCTCTCCAGCCAGCTTTACGGTATCGCTCAAGGAATCATGATGGCCGGAGCGCTGCTCGGCGGTATTCTTGTCAGTCTTCTCTCGGATAAGCTCACCCAAGACAAGGCCCACCTCATTCTAGCCGGTTCTGCGCTTTGTGTTCTCCCGATGGGTCTGGTACTTCTGCTCGGACTGCCGTCGATGGTCAGCTACGCGGTCATCACCTTTTTTGGAATGTCACTCATGGCTCTGGCCTCCATTTTTACGGTGATGATGATGTCTTATGTGCAGATCATTACACCGGAAAACTTAATTGGAAAGGTAATGTCTTTTATCATGGCAATTTCAGTCTGTTCACAACCAATCGGGCAGGCTCTCTACGGTTTTCTGTTTAAAATATTCGGCAGAGCTCCCTGGACTGTTATTTTTGGTACCGGTCTTATTGCCATTGCCATCACGCTGGCTTCGCGTAAAATTTTTCAAAGTATTGAACTGATTCCGGCAGATTAA
- a CDS encoding helix-turn-helix domain-containing protein encodes MTFQERLLQLRRQKGFSQEALAERMGVSRQAVSKWESGLANPDINNLVL; translated from the coding sequence ATGACATTTCAAGAAAGGCTACTTCAGCTTAGAAGGCAAAAAGGGTTTTCTCAGGAGGCACTCGCGGAGCGTATGGGAGTTTCCAGACAGGCCGTTTCTAAATGGGAATCAGGATTAGCCAATCCAGATATCAATAATCTCGTTCTTTGA
- a CDS encoding PhzF family phenazine biosynthesis protein, whose translation MKIYIVDSFTEKRFCGNQAGVVLLESGKDFPEPDYMRQLAAELRYSETAFIKKLEKEVFKLRYFTPMQEVELCGHATIAAFTVLHKEGVIKAGSCRAETMAGDLEVKVSEKDIWMEMAVPRIIKIFDQEESEALYTSLSLDKYDAPEAMIPQIINTGLSDIMLPVKNQKALEAAVLKAQEVSLLSAAYSVTGIHLFCLEKDIEITARCRNFAPVCGIDEESATGTSNGALTWYLRQYGIVKPNEINRFVQGEAMGKPSVIKTIFDEKEGKPRIRVGGAAVIVLKGALV comes from the coding sequence ATGAAAATATACATTGTTGATTCATTCACAGAAAAGCGTTTTTGTGGTAATCAGGCAGGAGTTGTTCTTCTCGAAAGCGGAAAGGATTTTCCCGAGCCGGACTATATGCGGCAGTTGGCCGCAGAGTTACGTTATTCTGAAACAGCCTTTATAAAGAAACTGGAAAAAGAAGTTTTTAAGCTGAGGTATTTTACACCGATGCAGGAGGTAGAACTTTGCGGACATGCAACAATCGCGGCCTTTACTGTTTTGCATAAGGAGGGAGTTATTAAAGCCGGAAGCTGCAGAGCAGAGACAATGGCCGGCGACCTTGAGGTTAAAGTGTCTGAAAAAGATATCTGGATGGAAATGGCGGTGCCGAGAATCATTAAAATTTTTGATCAGGAAGAGAGTGAAGCCCTTTATACCTCACTGTCACTCGATAAATACGACGCGCCAGAAGCGATGATCCCTCAGATTATAAACACTGGCCTCAGTGATATTATGCTCCCAGTCAAAAATCAAAAGGCATTGGAAGCAGCGGTTTTAAAGGCTCAGGAAGTTTCACTGTTATCTGCGGCCTATAGCGTGACGGGGATACATCTTTTCTGTCTGGAAAAGGATATCGAAATCACTGCCCGGTGCCGCAATTTTGCCCCCGTCTGCGGAATTGACGAGGAATCTGCTACAGGCACCTCCAATGGCGCGCTGACCTGGTATCTCAGGCAGTATGGCATTGTAAAGCCCAATGAGATCAATCGTTTTGTTCAGGGAGAAGCTATGGGAAAGCCTTCGGTGATTAAAACAATTTTTGATGAAAAAGAAGGAAAACCACGCATTCGGGTTGGCGGCGCAGCGGTCATTGTACTTAAAGGAGCGCTTGTTTAG